The window CATACGAACAGACTATTTATCAAGGAGATTGGAAGACAACCAGTGAAGGGGTGGCAACTAATCTGAATCTCATAACAGGACCTGCCATATCTTCTATGATGAAAGCTGAGTTCTTCCAAACCGATTATATGAATTATCCATTATCCTGCATCAAGGATCAAAATAAAGAAGTGCATCATTTATTTATAGCACTGGAACCATTTGAGGTTGGAGGGAGTTTGAACAGTTTTCTTGATAAAGGAGATAGCCTTTATTTGAATGAAAACGATATTTTAATAGATAATGATGAGATTAAGTTATATTCACAAACGGATAGCATTCA is drawn from Lysinibacillus sp. SGAir0095 and contains these coding sequences:
- a CDS encoding HutD family protein, with translation MKLIKKDELHTAKWSGGSTTEIMIYPPEASYVGRQFEWRVSIATIEEEQTIFTKLKGFNRQTMVLEGTLKLNYLEQSSVNLTPYEQTIYQGDWKTTSEGVATNLNLITGPAISSMMKAEFFQTDYMNYPLSCIKDQNKEVHHLFIALEPFEVGGSLNSFLDKGDSLYLNENDILIDNDEIKLYSQTDSIQFIYIRFVNAL